A portion of the Adhaeribacter radiodurans genome contains these proteins:
- a CDS encoding NAD-dependent epimerase/dehydratase family protein, whose product MVFVTGSRGLIGSYLLRQLLAEGHQVKALIRTEPTPDDFQHPNLKYIVGDILDVSALQLAIENNDYIFHCAGLVSYAPQDADLLKQINVEGTANIVNTCLARQNVKLCHVSSIAAIGQQKNTNILNENAKWDPQADVSVYASSKYFGELEVWRGVAEGLAAVIVNPSVVLGPSDWTRSSTQLFKYVFNQNSFYTGGYLNFVDVRDVVSSMLALTFSDVTGERFILNAGQVLYKEFFTNIAINLNRKAPGVKVPSALAEVIWRLESLRSFFTGKRPLITKDTARITKRNYFFTSEKLKKQLAFSFKSLEETLNWSCRELRLKYQLPV is encoded by the coding sequence ATGGTATTTGTTACGGGTAGTAGAGGGTTAATTGGTTCTTATCTGCTCAGGCAATTACTAGCAGAAGGCCACCAGGTAAAAGCTTTAATCCGTACTGAACCCACTCCAGACGATTTTCAGCACCCGAACCTAAAATATATTGTAGGCGATATTTTAGATGTAAGTGCATTGCAACTGGCTATTGAAAATAACGATTATATCTTCCATTGTGCCGGCTTGGTGTCGTATGCCCCACAGGATGCTGATTTGTTAAAACAGATAAACGTAGAAGGCACCGCTAATATCGTAAATACGTGTTTGGCCCGGCAAAACGTGAAATTATGTCACGTGAGTTCGATAGCAGCTATTGGGCAGCAAAAAAATACCAATATCCTCAACGAGAATGCTAAATGGGACCCGCAGGCCGATGTTTCGGTATATGCCAGTTCTAAATATTTTGGGGAATTAGAAGTATGGCGGGGCGTAGCCGAAGGTTTAGCTGCCGTTATTGTGAACCCATCGGTAGTACTTGGGCCCTCTGACTGGACACGCAGCAGCACCCAGCTTTTTAAATATGTATTTAACCAAAATTCTTTTTATACCGGCGGATACCTTAATTTTGTAGACGTACGGGATGTAGTGAGCAGTATGCTGGCTTTAACTTTTTCGGATGTTACCGGGGAGAGATTTATCCTGAACGCGGGACAGGTTTTGTATAAGGAATTTTTTACTAATATAGCTATTAATTTAAATCGAAAAGCACCCGGAGTTAAAGTGCCAAGTGCCTTGGCAGAAGTTATCTGGCGGCTGGAAAGTTTACGATCTTTTTTTACCGGCAAGCGTCCGCTTATCACCAAAGATACGGCTCGTATTACCAAAAGAAATTACTTTTTTACCAGCGAAAAGTTAAAAAAACAACTAGCTTTTTCCTTTAAATCCCTCGAAGAAACCTTAAATTGGAGTTGTCGGGAATTGCGGCTAAAATACCAATTACCCGTATAA
- a CDS encoding phosphosulfolactate synthase: MNYHLSHLPERDAKPREKGCTMAMDKGLSIREVEDFIEVAGEYVDLVKLGWATSYVVPNLKRKLEVYRSAGLPVYFGGTLFEAFIIRNQFDEYRRLLDSFQMDIAEVSDGSIELNHEQKCEYIRLLSDQVTVLSEVGSKDDQKIIPPYKWISLMQAELDAGSWKVIGEAREGGTVGLFRSTGEVRSGLVEEILTKIPFEKIIWEAPQKEQQVWFIKLLGANVNLGNIAPNEVVPLETIRLGIRGDTFMDFLNLEQNKK; encoded by the coding sequence ATGAACTATCATCTTAGTCATTTGCCCGAGAGGGATGCTAAACCCCGCGAGAAAGGCTGCACCATGGCCATGGATAAAGGTCTGAGTATCCGAGAGGTAGAAGATTTTATCGAAGTAGCCGGGGAGTACGTGGATCTGGTAAAACTAGGTTGGGCAACCTCCTATGTAGTGCCAAATTTAAAACGGAAACTGGAAGTGTACCGATCGGCAGGATTGCCGGTTTATTTTGGCGGTACCCTTTTCGAAGCTTTTATTATCCGCAATCAGTTTGATGAATACCGCCGGCTGTTGGATTCTTTTCAAATGGATATTGCCGAAGTATCAGACGGCTCTATCGAACTGAATCACGAGCAGAAATGCGAGTACATCCGGCTTTTATCCGATCAGGTTACTGTTTTATCCGAAGTAGGATCTAAGGATGATCAAAAGATTATTCCACCGTATAAATGGATTAGCTTAATGCAGGCCGAACTGGATGCTGGTTCCTGGAAAGTAATTGGCGAGGCTCGGGAAGGTGGTACAGTAGGCTTATTCCGGTCGACGGGCGAAGTACGTAGCGGTTTGGTAGAAGAAATTTTGACTAAGATCCCGTTCGAAAAAATTATTTGGGAAGCTCCACAAAAAGAACAGCAAGTTTGGTTTATAAAATTATTAGGAGCCAACGTAAACTTAGGTAATATTGCTCCCAACGAAGTAGTACCTTTAGAGACCATCCGATTAGGTATTCGGGGCGATACCTTCATGGACTTTTTAAATTTAGAACAGAACAAGAAGTAA
- a CDS encoding tetratricopeptide repeat protein, which yields MNENSEERNEELGIIKKFEAMVSRNETVFFDLSDFEFIIDHYTTSFNYTKALQACEAALNQYPFSTELLIDKSQLLAMSGNFAEAIDMIEQVALLDPDNADVLVTRGVIHTQKGEYQAAVDYFKQVVELHPDRDDVLFNIGLTYQTWGKFKSAAKYYKKCLEINPENEMAIQEILYCLDIAGSLESCLPFLQEFIDKDPYSHTAWFNMGLLQYKLADYDKALAAFEYATIIKPEFTEAFEHLGNTYVGLGEFAKAIEAFTTAANLNPQSAEMMCNIGECYEKLRQWDLSRRYYQKAIDLNPEMDEAWFGIGIILNAQDKWFEALHFFRKAATLYPDSADYWIALAAAEFNVGNIVSSLECYEKASILAPSNKDIWLNWSIILYDQGNFEGAIDLIHNALELQPDAAELHYRLCAYLLSAGKYKEAYNYLENALILDFDKHYLLFEYFPELESQRALARLIDQYRK from the coding sequence ATGAACGAAAATTCTGAAGAAAGAAACGAAGAGTTGGGTATAATAAAAAAATTTGAAGCCATGGTTTCCCGTAATGAAACTGTGTTTTTCGATTTATCTGATTTTGAATTTATTATTGATCATTATACCACCAGCTTTAATTATACCAAAGCCTTACAGGCCTGTGAAGCCGCTTTAAACCAATACCCGTTTTCCACGGAATTATTAATAGATAAATCGCAATTGCTGGCCATGTCGGGTAATTTTGCCGAAGCCATTGACATGATTGAACAGGTAGCCCTATTGGATCCGGATAATGCGGATGTGCTGGTAACCCGGGGAGTTATTCATACTCAGAAAGGAGAGTACCAGGCCGCAGTTGATTATTTTAAGCAAGTAGTAGAGCTACACCCCGACCGTGATGATGTATTGTTTAATATTGGTTTAACTTACCAAACCTGGGGCAAATTTAAATCGGCCGCTAAATATTATAAAAAGTGCCTCGAAATTAATCCGGAGAATGAAATGGCGATTCAGGAAATTTTGTATTGCCTGGATATTGCCGGTAGCCTGGAAAGTTGTTTGCCTTTTTTGCAGGAGTTTATCGATAAAGATCCGTATTCGCATACAGCCTGGTTTAACATGGGTTTGTTGCAATACAAACTTGCCGATTACGATAAAGCGTTGGCGGCTTTTGAGTACGCTACTATTATCAAACCCGAGTTTACCGAAGCCTTTGAGCATTTAGGGAATACCTATGTTGGCTTAGGCGAGTTTGCAAAAGCTATTGAGGCCTTTACAACGGCCGCCAACCTCAATCCGCAATCTGCCGAAATGATGTGCAACATTGGGGAGTGCTACGAAAAACTGCGCCAATGGGACTTATCGCGGCGCTACTACCAAAAAGCCATCGACCTGAATCCTGAAATGGACGAAGCCTGGTTTGGGATAGGAATTATTTTAAATGCCCAGGATAAGTGGTTTGAAGCACTGCATTTTTTTAGAAAAGCAGCCACCTTATACCCCGATAGTGCGGATTATTGGATTGCCTTGGCCGCCGCCGAGTTTAATGTAGGGAATATTGTTTCGAGCCTGGAGTGTTACGAAAAAGCGAGCATCCTGGCGCCCTCTAATAAAGATATCTGGTTAAACTGGTCTATAATTTTATACGATCAGGGAAATTTTGAAGGAGCTATCGATCTCATACATAATGCCCTGGAACTGCAACCTGATGCGGCCGAACTGCATTATCGGTTGTGCGCGTACTTGCTTTCCGCAGGAAAATATAAAGAAGCATATAATTATTTAGAAAATGCATTAATTTTGGACTTCGATAAGCATTATTTGCTTTTTGAATATTTTCCTGAGTTAGAATCGCAGCGCGCTCTGGCCAGGTTAATTGATCAATATCGCAAATAA
- a CDS encoding polysaccharide biosynthesis tyrosine autokinase, whose amino-acid sequence MANKESIVLEDLENNYTTAVEVEDDNGGSDIDFIMLLSLIRKSLIWVGLLIVVGLIGAFLFLRYTKPLFKSSSTLKIDEQSEAGRLGLGGTIENQQTLSNLSGEIEIIKSNFTYERLQEKLPLDISYYSIGNVLNEELYKNSPFKITYQLTNEAYYDRKYNITLLDVNRFNLSYLEGEEEITEEHTIGQPVIKPGFSFTLTLRVPLSADVLSQQYFFTINSNSAIRQYLTSNVAVNIVNLDASTVEISFTDHNPYKAHEIVNSIDSVYLEQKIALKDLATRQTLSFLDEQLKETNENLGESEIQMENFVKENKTYDVRADVSNRMSKLEVLNKRRIDLRLQISLLNEVEQLLNKNSNLDQMIPSLKELDDAQLLKQISQLSDLQLDRNLMVQSYKTTTKAYQLLEEEIKFVEESVRKLLAQNAILLQKEVSIINSNIRDIQQELLQMPGKETKRARLQRLFDLHEKFYLRLMDKKVEFGIARAGTVPDFQILAPASRPTAPIYPNKLLVYGIGLAGGLFLGLGLIAGRYLLHNTITSLPELERSSQAAILGVVPRYKREKMPVSKLIIDKNPRSAISESIRSIRTNLEFISSSKSKRLISITSTVSGEGKTFVAVNLGGIISQSNQRVIILDMDLRKPKIHLAFDAENTKGISTILIERHSVAECIRHTTLPNLDFISAGPTPPNPSELILNPSFDEMIEELYHSYDVIIVDTPPVGLVTDGVLVMRKADIPIYIIRAGFSKKTFLKNMNKIMRLNNFTKMCTILNDADGLGTYGYGYGYSYGYGYGYANSYYEEEKPDTFFTRLKKKFT is encoded by the coding sequence ATGGCGAACAAAGAAAGCATTGTGCTGGAGGATCTAGAAAACAATTACACTACTGCCGTAGAAGTAGAGGATGATAACGGCGGTAGTGATATTGATTTTATTATGCTGCTTAGCCTTATCCGGAAAAGCTTAATCTGGGTAGGGCTGTTAATTGTAGTAGGCTTAATTGGTGCTTTTTTGTTTTTGCGCTATACCAAACCTTTGTTTAAATCTTCTTCTACCTTAAAGATTGATGAGCAATCAGAAGCAGGACGTTTAGGTTTAGGCGGGACCATTGAAAATCAGCAAACCCTTTCTAATTTATCCGGCGAAATTGAAATTATTAAATCTAATTTTACTTACGAAAGGCTGCAAGAAAAACTTCCGCTGGATATAAGTTATTACTCCATTGGCAATGTTTTAAACGAAGAGTTGTACAAAAATTCGCCATTTAAAATTACTTATCAGTTAACCAACGAAGCTTATTACGATAGAAAATACAATATAACTTTGCTGGATGTTAACCGGTTTAATTTATCGTACCTGGAAGGGGAAGAAGAAATAACCGAAGAACATACCATTGGCCAACCCGTAATAAAGCCTGGCTTTTCTTTTACTTTAACCTTGCGGGTTCCCTTAAGCGCCGATGTTCTTTCGCAGCAATATTTTTTTACTATTAACAGTAATTCGGCCATTCGTCAATATTTAACTTCTAATGTAGCCGTTAATATTGTTAACCTGGATGCCAGTACCGTCGAAATCTCTTTTACTGACCATAATCCTTATAAGGCACACGAAATAGTAAATTCTATTGATTCGGTTTATTTAGAGCAAAAAATTGCTTTAAAAGATTTAGCAACCCGCCAAACACTTTCTTTTCTGGATGAACAATTGAAAGAAACCAACGAGAATTTAGGAGAATCCGAAATTCAGATGGAAAACTTCGTGAAAGAAAACAAAACGTACGATGTGCGGGCGGATGTTAGTAACCGGATGAGTAAACTGGAGGTATTAAATAAGCGGCGGATTGATTTGCGCTTGCAAATCTCTTTATTAAACGAAGTAGAACAACTGCTAAATAAAAATTCGAATTTAGACCAGATGATTCCGTCGTTGAAAGAGTTAGACGATGCGCAACTACTTAAACAAATTTCCCAGCTAAGCGATCTGCAACTCGACCGTAATTTAATGGTGCAGTCTTATAAAACTACTACTAAAGCGTATCAATTACTGGAAGAAGAAATTAAGTTTGTAGAAGAATCGGTTCGAAAGCTACTGGCCCAGAATGCAATATTACTGCAGAAAGAAGTATCTATTATAAACTCGAACATTCGCGACATTCAACAGGAATTACTACAAATGCCCGGTAAAGAAACAAAGCGGGCGCGTTTGCAAAGGCTTTTCGACCTGCACGAGAAATTTTATCTGAGGTTAATGGATAAAAAGGTGGAATTTGGTATTGCCCGGGCCGGTACTGTGCCGGATTTTCAAATTCTGGCTCCTGCTTCACGGCCAACTGCACCTATTTATCCGAACAAATTATTAGTGTATGGTATTGGCTTAGCGGGTGGTTTATTTTTAGGTTTAGGTTTAATAGCGGGGCGTTATTTATTACATAATACTATAACCAGCCTGCCCGAATTAGAACGAAGCTCTCAGGCGGCCATATTGGGCGTAGTTCCCCGCTACAAAAGAGAAAAAATGCCGGTTTCTAAATTAATTATAGATAAAAATCCCCGGTCAGCCATAAGCGAATCCATTCGTTCTATTAGAACCAACCTGGAGTTTATTAGTTCTTCGAAAAGTAAACGGTTAATTTCTATTACTTCTACCGTAAGCGGCGAAGGTAAAACGTTTGTGGCCGTTAACTTGGGAGGTATTATTTCGCAGTCGAATCAACGCGTGATTATTTTAGATATGGACTTACGCAAACCTAAAATTCACTTGGCGTTTGATGCTGAAAATACCAAAGGAATCAGTACTATTTTAATTGAGCGGCACAGCGTAGCCGAATGTATCCGGCATACTACCTTACCCAATCTGGATTTTATTTCCGCCGGACCTACTCCACCTAATCCGTCGGAACTTATTTTAAATCCCAGCTTCGACGAAATGATAGAAGAATTATATCATTCGTACGATGTTATAATTGTAGATACCCCGCCGGTGGGTCTGGTAACGGATGGGGTTTTGGTAATGCGTAAAGCCGATATTCCGATTTATATTATCCGGGCTGGTTTTTCGAAAAAAACATTTTTGAAAAACATGAATAAAATTATGCGCCTGAACAACTTTACCAAAATGTGTACTATTCTGAATGATGCCGATGGATTAGGGACTTACGGATATGGTTACGGCTATAGTTATGGATACGGTTACGGTTATGCCAACTCTTATTACGAAGAAGAAAAACCCGATACCTTTTTTACCCGTCTTAAAAAGAAGTTTACCTAA
- a CDS encoding tyrosine-protein phosphatase produces the protein MASFLKKWFGEETPPPVTNFLEFLGTDMHAHVLPGLDDGADSMTQALAMVQEMQQLGYRKLILTPHIMGDFYKNTPDGIKAKLAELKQVVQQQGILIELGCAAEYYLDEWFVQRLEDKEPLLTFGDNYVLFETSFINEPMRFQEIIFKIKSNGYTPVLAHPERYSYLYNRWNSLVEWHENEVLFQINLNSLVGYYGPEAKRMAEKLLHHKFIDFVGTDAHSEKHVRVLQKLAGSSTFEKLRQLPLRNQAL, from the coding sequence ATGGCTTCTTTCCTAAAAAAGTGGTTTGGAGAGGAAACGCCACCACCGGTTACTAATTTCTTAGAATTTCTAGGTACGGATATGCATGCCCACGTACTGCCCGGCTTAGATGATGGAGCAGATTCGATGACGCAGGCTTTGGCGATGGTTCAGGAAATGCAGCAGTTAGGCTACCGGAAACTAATCTTAACGCCCCATATAATGGGCGACTTCTATAAAAATACGCCGGATGGAATTAAGGCAAAGCTGGCCGAGTTAAAGCAGGTAGTACAGCAACAAGGGATATTGATAGAGCTAGGGTGTGCGGCCGAATATTACCTGGATGAGTGGTTCGTGCAAAGGTTGGAAGATAAGGAGCCTTTGCTAACTTTTGGTGATAACTATGTGCTCTTCGAAACCTCCTTTATTAATGAGCCCATGCGTTTTCAGGAAATTATTTTTAAAATTAAAAGTAATGGCTACACTCCTGTACTGGCGCATCCGGAACGTTACTCTTACCTGTACAATCGTTGGAATAGTCTGGTAGAATGGCACGAAAATGAGGTTTTGTTTCAGATAAATTTAAATTCGCTGGTGGGTTACTATGGACCCGAAGCCAAACGAATGGCAGAAAAGCTACTGCATCATAAATTTATTGATTTTGTGGGTACCGATGCCCACAGCGAAAAACATGTCCGCGTTTTGCAAAAATTAGCGGGCTCATCCACTTTTGAAAAGCTCCGGCAATTACCTTTGCGTAACCAAGCTTTATAA